TCGTCTATCGCATCGAACCTGCCTGGTCCCAAACATTGACCGAGATCGAAGAAGGCCTCGGCAAGCAGCGCTTCGAGCCCTGCGGCCCTTCGCAGGAAAAGTCCGCCGGCTGGGCAGAGCCGCGCGGCGAGGCCAACGGCCCGCTGGTCGAGTCCGTCGGCGGCCAGTGGCTGGTCGAATACATGGTCGAGAGCAAGCAGGTGCCCGGCTCCGTGGTGCGCCGCAAGCTCGACGAGCGCTGCGCGCAGATCGAAACCACCACCGGCCGCAAGCCCGGCAAGAAGGAAAAGAAAGAGCTCAAGGAGGACATCACTCTCGAGCTGCTGCCAATGGCCTTCACCCGCAGCGCCCGCGTGGCCGTGTGGATCGACCAGGCCGAACGCCGCCTGGTGATCAACAGCGCAAATGCCGCCCGCGCCGACGAAGTGGTGACCAGCCTCGTGAAATCGCTCGACGGTTTTGCCGTGGCACTCATCAACACGCAGGTCGAACCCGCCGCCGCGATGGCCAACTGGCTGCTCACGCAGGAGCCGCCGGCCGGCTTCACCATCGACCGCGAGTGCGAGCTCAAGGCCTCGGACGATTCCAAGGCCGTGGTGCGCTACGCCAAGCATCCGCTCGACATCGAGGAAGTGCAGAAGCACATCACCGACGGCAAGCGCCCCACGCGCCTGGCGCTCACCTGGGACGACCGCGTGTCGTTCGAGCTGACGCACGGCATGCTGATCCGCAAGATCGTGTTCCTCGAGGGCACGGGCGACGGCGCCTCGGGCGGCAAGAAGGAAGACAACTTCGACGCCGATGTGGCCATTGCCACCGGTGAACTCGGCCAGTTGGTGCCGGCGCTGCTCGACGCGCTGGGCGGCGAGGCGGCCTTCAGCGGCGCGCCGACCGATGCAGCCCCCAAGGCTGCTGCGGAGCCGCCCACGACCACCACCCCGGCAGACGCCGAGGTCGAGGAAGACGCGCCGTTCTGACCTGACGGCCCGTCGGCGGCTCTCGGCGGCTCAGCCCGCCGTGTTTTCTTCGGACGGCGGAGCAGCGTTGTCGGGCTCCGCCTCGGGGCGCGTCAACGTCCAGCTCTGCAGCTTGCCGCCGTTGAACACGGCGTCGACGTACGAGCCGCCCGTATCGGTCCAGCGGTAGAGCTCGGGCTGCTCGTCCTGCGGTGAGCGCAGCTCGCCGAGGGCGCGCGTCATCGCGATCACGTGCATCAGCGTCACGCCCTTCTTGAGCTTGGCGTTGAGCATCACTGCGCTCGCGACATAGCCGACCGGGCGATCGGTGGCCCGCTTGAGCACCTGCATGGTCCGGTTGAAGTGCATCAGCAGGAACATCACGATCACGCCGCCCGCCAGGGCGACGCCGCCCCATCCGCCGCTGCGCCAAGCCAGCCCGAGAAGGACGATGGCGCCCACGGGCACCAGCAATTTCTGGAAATTCATGGCCGCATTGTCGCTGCGCAGCGGCTCGCGCCCCGTCGGCGTCATTCGAAAGTACGCATGTGGATAGCGCCCGCTTTCTTGCCCCACCGGCAACACAGGCGGCAGTAGCGGCCGTGGCTACCGCCGGGCGCGCAGCGCGGTACTCGCCGTGAAAAGCACGCGGCACGGTGGCACCAGGCGGCACATTTCATCTCACGGGCATCAGCCCGGGCCACTGAAAAGCGTATGAGCATTCCGCGATCCGTCACCTTCGTTCGTCTCTCCCTTTGCGCCGCACTCACGGCCACCGCACTCAGCGGTTGCTACGTGGTGCCGCTCGGACAACCCGCTCCCGCGGCGCCGCCTTCGCAGGCCTATGCCGTGGCACCGGGCCCGGTGGCGCAGAGCTTCAGCGCGCGGCTGTATCCGTCGAACGCCGAAGCGGCGCGCTACGGAACCGTTGCGGGCACGGTGACCAACGACATGAACGGACGCGGGCACTTCAATGCGCAGATCGGCAATGAGCAGTTTCAGGGAG
The Variovorax paradoxus genome window above contains:
- a CDS encoding recombination-associated protein RdgC is translated as MSVFKNVIVYRIEPAWSQTLTEIEEGLGKQRFEPCGPSQEKSAGWAEPRGEANGPLVESVGGQWLVEYMVESKQVPGSVVRRKLDERCAQIETTTGRKPGKKEKKELKEDITLELLPMAFTRSARVAVWIDQAERRLVINSANAARADEVVTSLVKSLDGFAVALINTQVEPAAAMANWLLTQEPPAGFTIDRECELKASDDSKAVVRYAKHPLDIEEVQKHITDGKRPTRLALTWDDRVSFELTHGMLIRKIVFLEGTGDGASGGKKEDNFDADVAIATGELGQLVPALLDALGGEAAFSGAPTDAAPKAAAEPPTTTTPADAEVEEDAPF
- a CDS encoding glycerate kinase translates to MTPTGREPLRSDNAAMNFQKLLVPVGAIVLLGLAWRSGGWGGVALAGGVIVMFLLMHFNRTMQVLKRATDRPVGYVASAVMLNAKLKKGVTLMHVIAMTRALGELRSPQDEQPELYRWTDTGGSYVDAVFNGGKLQSWTLTRPEAEPDNAAPPSEENTAG